The sequence ACCGTATGATGCTTTCGCTCCTGGAGCGGTATCCGGATTTCGCCATCGCCTACTCGCTCTCGGGGGTCTTCCTCGATCAGTGCGAAGAGTACGGAGAGGACGTGCTGGAGAGTTTCCGGCGCCTGGGCGCAACGGGGCGGGTCGAATTCCTCGCCGAAACGTACTACCATTCGCTCTCCTCCATCCGCGATACGGAGGAATTTTGCGAGCAGACCACGCTCCACATCCGCAAGATCGAAGACCTGTTCGGAATGACGCCCTCCATCTTCCGTAATACCGAGCTGATCTACAGCAATGACTTGGCGCAGACCGTGCGGCTCATGGGATTCAAAGGCATTCTCGCAGAGGGAACCGATCACCTGCTGCAGGGCAGGAGCGCGAACCTCCCCTACATGCCTCCGCGGTTCCGGCTGCCCCGCAGCAAGGAAATGCTCATCGCCCGGCACCGTCCGCTGCCGCAGAGATCGGAAAATATCTCCGTTCTGCTCAAGAACTACCGCCTCTCTGACGACGTGGCGTTCCGCTTTTCAGATAAGAGCTGGGTGGGATTCCCGCTCAAGGCGGAAACATTCACCGACTGGCTGCTCGGGGGCGGCGGGCACAGCGTGAACCTGTTCATGGACTACGAAACATTCGGAGAGCACCAGTGGGAAGACACCGGCATCTTTGAATTCTTGAGGACACTGCCGCGTATCTGGCAGGAGCGTGGCGTGCACACAGCGACTCCCTCGCAGGTGCTGGCCGCCTGGGAGCAGACCACCGCGCCCATCTACGATGTCCATTCGTTGATCTCGTGGGCCGATACCGAACGCGACCTTTCGGCGTGGCAGGGCAATCAGATCCAGACATCCGCGCTGAAGGCCATTCACGAACTCGGCCCGCTGGTCAAAGCAACGGGGAACGCGAATCTGATCAATACCTGGCGAAAATTGCAGACATCCGACCACTTCTACTACATGTGCACGAAGTACTGGAACGACGGAGACGTACATAAGTACTTCAGCCCTTACGATTCCCCCTACGAAGCGTACCGCCGCTACAGCCACGCGCTGT is a genomic window of Candidatus Peribacter riflensis containing:
- a CDS encoding alpha-amylase, whose amino-acid sequence is MSPLVCLYFQVHQPYRLRDLRITEIGKGTEPDYFDHEKNRSVFRKVAEKCYLPANRMMLSLLERYPDFAIAYSLSGVFLDQCEEYGEDVLESFRRLGATGRVEFLAETYYHSLSSIRDTEEFCEQTTLHIRKIEDLFGMTPSIFRNTELIYSNDLAQTVRLMGFKGILAEGTDHLLQGRSANLPYMPPRFRLPRSKEMLIARHRPLPQRSENISVLLKNYRLSDDVAFRFSDKSWVGFPLKAETFTDWLLGGGGHSVNLFMDYETFGEHQWEDTGIFEFLRTLPRIWQERGVHTATPSQVLAAWEQTTAPIYDVHSLISWADTERDLSAWQGNQIQTSALKAIHELGPLVKATGNANLINTWRKLQTSDHFYYMCTKYWNDGDVHKYFSPYDSPYEAYRRYSHALCDLKSRVEPKQKHKQHTAHSKRPKS